The Providencia sp. PROV188 genome includes a region encoding these proteins:
- the hrpB gene encoding ATP-dependent helicase HrpB has protein sequence MFPILEVSDDLLAALAKSSQVLLHAPTGAGKSTVLPLEILKSGQIDGRIIMLEPRRIAARSVAARLAQQLGESVGETIGLRMRSESRVSAKTRLEVVTEGVLTRQLQNDPMLEGVGLVILDEFHERNLQADLGLALLLDSQQALRDDLKILLMSATLDDQGLSQLFSDAPVISSQGRTFPVQREYKPINPNKPFHQEVASAVWQLMQQQGGSLLLFLPGVGEIERTKSELEGLVTDDVMLCPMYGALSIQAQQQAILPAPEGKRKVVLATNIAETSLTIEGIRLVVDSGFERVGQFNPRSGLTKLIKKRISQASMTQRAGRAGRLEAGVCWHLMSAEQAERAAQFSEAEINNSDLSGLWLALLQWGCHDISQLQWLDVPPEAALSAAKTLLFKLGVTNAQGKLTSMGNKMAGTGMSVRTAAMLYHAQQTQNKPVIQLAALLTAIIEEPPRGGVIDLHTHLERPTENWCKRASILSGDKVTHSLGKATGLISEWLPTLLAAGFPDYIAKSRDHQARYQLASGLGATLNDNDPLMGSEWLMVAALWQSETSADARISLAYPIEIEKLQQDCPHLFDTQETVEWDEQRGSLLAWRRLQCGQLVVKSQRLTNPELEEIKNALVYWLQQNGLQQLNWQENTLQLRIRCELAARYFPDSPLPAMDDETLLETLDEWLAPYLNGVTSKKKLQEIDLMNLLLNRLDWQQRQWLDSTFPVTYVAPSGSEVSIHYALDKPPVVEIRLQEVFGEKVNPTVANGKVTLTLSLLSPARRPIQITQDLGAFWQGSYKEVQKEMKGRYPKHPWPDDPANAEPTRQTKKAMMSAK, from the coding sequence GTGTTCCCTATCTTAGAAGTAAGTGATGACTTACTCGCTGCTCTAGCGAAATCCTCTCAAGTTCTGTTGCATGCGCCGACGGGGGCAGGGAAATCAACGGTATTGCCGTTAGAAATCCTCAAAAGTGGGCAGATAGACGGGCGGATTATTATGTTAGAGCCGCGGCGTATTGCAGCACGCTCAGTCGCCGCTCGCTTAGCGCAGCAGTTAGGGGAATCGGTAGGGGAAACCATTGGTTTGCGTATGCGTTCAGAAAGCAGAGTGAGCGCAAAAACGCGTTTGGAAGTGGTGACGGAAGGGGTTCTCACTCGCCAATTACAAAATGACCCGATGCTTGAAGGTGTCGGATTGGTCATTTTGGATGAATTTCATGAACGTAATTTACAGGCTGATTTAGGGTTAGCGCTGTTGTTGGATTCTCAGCAAGCACTGCGGGATGATTTAAAAATTTTGCTAATGTCCGCTACGCTGGATGATCAAGGGCTTAGCCAGCTATTTTCTGATGCGCCGGTGATCAGTTCACAAGGACGGACATTCCCTGTTCAACGGGAATATAAGCCCATCAATCCGAATAAACCGTTTCATCAAGAAGTCGCGAGCGCGGTTTGGCAACTGATGCAGCAACAAGGTGGCTCTTTGTTACTCTTTTTACCGGGAGTGGGCGAAATTGAGCGGACGAAAAGCGAGTTAGAAGGGTTAGTGACTGACGATGTGATGTTATGCCCAATGTATGGCGCGCTATCAATTCAAGCTCAGCAACAAGCGATTCTGCCTGCCCCTGAAGGAAAACGTAAGGTCGTGCTGGCGACCAACATTGCGGAAACCAGTCTCACCATCGAGGGGATCCGTTTAGTGGTGGATAGCGGCTTTGAGCGCGTGGGACAATTTAACCCGAGAAGTGGGCTGACAAAGCTAATTAAAAAACGCATTAGCCAAGCTTCAATGACCCAACGTGCGGGGCGAGCAGGGCGTTTAGAAGCGGGTGTGTGCTGGCATCTAATGAGTGCTGAACAAGCCGAACGTGCAGCACAATTTAGTGAAGCAGAAATCAATAATAGTGATTTAAGCGGGTTATGGTTAGCGCTCCTTCAATGGGGCTGTCACGATATTTCTCAACTCCAATGGTTAGATGTTCCCCCTGAGGCGGCATTATCAGCAGCGAAAACCCTGTTATTCAAATTGGGTGTCACCAATGCCCAAGGGAAACTCACGTCGATGGGCAATAAAATGGCGGGAACGGGAATGTCAGTGCGTACTGCCGCCATGCTGTATCACGCACAGCAAACTCAAAATAAACCCGTTATTCAACTTGCTGCATTATTAACTGCAATTATTGAAGAACCTCCCCGTGGCGGAGTGATCGACCTACATACCCATTTAGAACGTCCGACGGAGAACTGGTGCAAACGTGCCTCTATCTTAAGTGGTGACAAGGTTACCCATTCTTTAGGGAAAGCCACTGGGTTGATTAGTGAGTGGTTACCAACATTACTTGCCGCAGGGTTTCCAGACTACATAGCGAAATCCCGTGACCATCAAGCTCGTTATCAATTAGCCAGTGGGTTAGGGGCAACACTGAACGACAATGACCCGTTAATGGGGAGTGAATGGCTGATGGTGGCGGCATTATGGCAGTCAGAAACCTCGGCGGATGCGCGTATCTCACTGGCGTATCCTATTGAAATTGAAAAGCTTCAACAGGATTGCCCGCATCTTTTTGACACTCAAGAGACAGTTGAATGGGATGAGCAGCGGGGGAGCTTACTGGCATGGCGGCGCTTACAATGCGGGCAGTTAGTTGTCAAATCTCAACGGCTGACTAATCCAGAGCTGGAAGAGATTAAAAATGCACTGGTGTACTGGCTTCAGCAAAATGGTTTGCAACAGTTAAATTGGCAAGAAAATACCCTACAGTTGCGCATTCGTTGTGAGTTAGCGGCGCGTTATTTTCCTGACTCGCCATTGCCTGCAATGGATGATGAGACTTTACTCGAGACGCTTGATGAATGGTTAGCCCCTTATCTTAATGGCGTGACAAGCAAGAAAAAGCTGCAAGAAATTGATTTAATGAATTTATTATTAAATCGATTGGATTGGCAGCAGCGCCAGTGGCTCGACAGCACTTTCCCTGTGACCTATGTCGCCCCTTCTGGGAGTGAGGTAAGTATTCACTACGCGCTAGACAAGCCGCCAGTGGTTGAAATTCGCTTGCAAGAAGTGTTTGGTGAAAAAGTCAATCCAACCGTGGCAAATGGTAAAGTGACGCTAACATTATCGCTACTTTCGCCGGCAAGGCGCCCTATTCAGATAACTCAAGATCTCGGTGCATTTTGGCAAGGGAGCTATAAAGAGGTACAAAAAGAGATGAAAGGGCGTTATCCAAAACATCCTTGGCCAGATGACCCTGCGAATGCCGAACCAACGCGACAAACAAAAAAAGCGATGATGAGTGCGAAATAA
- the sfsA gene encoding DNA/RNA nuclease SfsA → MEFIPPLKSATLIKRYKRFLADVVTPEGEEMTIHCANTGAMTGCATPGDTVWYSTSDNPKRKYPYSWELTQTKNNHLICINTLRANQLVAEALAKKHIPELSDYSIVTPEVKYGSENSRIDFLLTQEGLTDCFIEVKSVTLLENNHGYFPDTQTIRGQKHLRELTLIAKEGKRAILMFVILHSGIHVVSAAAHIDPKYAALLEQAITNGVEVLCYQVDISKQKMQIGTSIRFTPTKSF, encoded by the coding sequence ATGGAATTTATCCCCCCTTTAAAATCAGCCACATTAATTAAACGCTATAAACGTTTTTTAGCGGATGTCGTCACACCCGAGGGAGAGGAAATGACGATACACTGCGCAAACACGGGGGCGATGACAGGCTGTGCAACTCCAGGGGATACCGTGTGGTACTCCACTTCGGATAACCCAAAACGAAAATATCCGTACAGTTGGGAGTTAACGCAAACCAAAAACAACCATCTAATTTGTATTAACACGCTACGAGCTAATCAATTAGTGGCAGAAGCGTTGGCAAAAAAGCATATTCCAGAATTATCTGACTACAGTATAGTGACCCCTGAAGTGAAGTATGGAAGTGAAAACAGCCGGATTGATTTTTTACTCACTCAAGAGGGCTTAACTGATTGTTTTATTGAAGTTAAATCAGTGACTTTGTTGGAAAACAACCATGGCTATTTCCCTGATACTCAGACAATACGAGGACAAAAGCACCTTAGAGAGCTGACTTTGATTGCTAAAGAAGGAAAACGCGCCATACTTATGTTTGTCATTTTACATAGCGGTATCCACGTAGTATCCGCTGCTGCACATATTGATCCTAAATATGCAGCGTTGTTAGAACAGGCTATAACCAATGGCGTCGAAGTTCTGTGTTATCAAGTGGATATATCTAAACAAAAAATGCAAATAGGGACATCAATTCGCTTCACCCCGACTAAGTCATTTTAG
- the dksA gene encoding RNA polymerase-binding protein DksA, giving the protein MQEGQKRKTSSLSILAIAGVEPYHEKAGEEYMNEAQLAHFKLILEAWRNQLRDEVDRTVTHMQDEAANFPDPVDRAAQEEEFSLELRNRDRERKLIKKIEKTLKKVEDEDFGYCESCGVEIGIRRLEARPTADLCIDCKTLAEIREKQMAG; this is encoded by the coding sequence ATGCAAGAAGGGCAAAAACGTAAGACATCGTCCTTAAGCATTCTCGCCATTGCCGGGGTTGAGCCCTATCATGAGAAGGCTGGCGAAGAGTACATGAACGAAGCCCAATTGGCGCATTTTAAGCTCATTCTCGAAGCATGGCGCAATCAACTCAGAGATGAAGTGGACCGGACTGTTACTCATATGCAAGATGAGGCAGCTAACTTTCCAGACCCCGTTGATAGAGCCGCTCAGGAAGAGGAATTCAGCCTCGAATTACGTAACCGCGACCGCGAACGTAAATTGATCAAGAAGATCGAAAAGACGCTGAAGAAAGTTGAAGATGAAGATTTTGGCTACTGCGAATCTTGTGGTGTGGAAATTGGCATCCGTCGTTTGGAAGCGCGTCCAACAGCAGATTTGTGCATCGACTGTAAAACATTAGCAGAAATCCGCGAAAAGCAGATGGCTGGCTAA
- the pcnB gene encoding polynucleotide adenylyltransferase PcnB, whose translation MPKRGARDTQAAGERPVTPSASEKKSERKTRHEQNTRHDQNTRQTKKTVRPSKRSDAQTQKRTSVTKQESITVIPRAQHIISRDDISENALKVLYRLNKNGYEAYLVGGGVRDLLLGQKPKDFDITTNATPEQIRKLFRNCRLVGRRFRLAHIMFGPEIIEVATFRGHHDQEVDDKNLSSQAQNGMLLRDNIFGSIEEDAIRRDFTVNSLYYNIDDFSVRDYVNGLQDLKEGVIRLIGDPETRYREDPVRMIRAVRFACKLNMRIEPNTAEPIHRLAPLLREIPSARLFEESLKLLQAGYGYATYKMLNQYHLFEQLFPVIASRFTENGDSPMEKVIEQVLKNTDFRLKNDKRVNPAFLFAAMLWYPVTEHAEKLSQEGGLAYYDAFALAMNDVLDEQCRSIAIPKRITTTMRDIWMLQLRLPRRQGRRANKLMEHPKFRAAFDLLELRANVEHRNELQELALWWNDFQQANAQKQREMISELGSAPTRRRQRPHRSSQSGNRKPNKS comes from the coding sequence ATGCCAAAGCGTGGTGCGCGAGACACACAGGCAGCCGGTGAAAGGCCAGTCACTCCTTCTGCATCAGAGAAAAAATCTGAGAGGAAAACTCGGCATGAGCAGAATACTAGACATGACCAGAATACGAGACAAACAAAGAAAACGGTTCGTCCCTCTAAACGTTCAGATGCTCAAACACAGAAGCGAACATCCGTGACGAAACAAGAATCGATTACCGTTATTCCACGCGCTCAACACATAATTTCGCGTGATGACATTAGTGAAAACGCACTAAAAGTATTGTACCGCCTTAATAAAAATGGCTACGAAGCCTATTTAGTTGGCGGTGGTGTGCGTGATTTGTTATTAGGTCAAAAGCCAAAAGATTTCGATATCACCACCAATGCAACCCCAGAACAAATTCGCAAGCTATTTCGTAATTGCCGACTGGTTGGTCGTCGATTCCGCCTTGCGCACATTATGTTTGGTCCAGAAATTATTGAAGTTGCAACCTTCCGCGGTCACCACGACCAAGAAGTCGATGATAAAAATCTGTCATCTCAAGCGCAAAATGGCATGCTGCTTCGCGACAATATTTTCGGTTCCATTGAAGAAGATGCTATCCGCCGTGACTTTACTGTAAATAGCCTGTATTACAACATTGATGATTTCTCCGTACGCGATTACGTCAATGGATTACAAGACTTAAAAGAAGGCGTCATTCGTCTGATTGGCGACCCAGAAACACGCTACCGTGAAGATCCCGTTCGGATGATCCGCGCGGTGCGTTTCGCCTGTAAGCTGAATATGCGTATCGAGCCAAATACCGCAGAGCCGATTCATCGCTTAGCCCCATTGCTACGTGAAATCCCTTCTGCGCGACTGTTTGAAGAGTCATTAAAATTACTTCAAGCCGGCTATGGCTACGCCACCTATAAAATGCTGAATCAGTACCATCTGTTTGAACAACTGTTCCCTGTGATTGCGAGCCGCTTCACTGAGAATGGTGATTCACCAATGGAAAAAGTCATTGAACAAGTGTTAAAAAACACCGATTTCAGACTAAAAAATGATAAGCGCGTCAATCCTGCATTTTTATTTGCAGCCATGTTATGGTATCCCGTCACTGAACACGCAGAAAAACTATCACAGGAAGGCGGTCTTGCTTACTATGATGCCTTTGCGCTGGCAATGAATGATGTACTGGATGAACAGTGCCGCTCTATTGCAATCCCAAAACGTATCACCACCACCATGCGTGATATCTGGATGTTGCAATTACGCTTACCTCGTCGCCAAGGGCGTCGTGCGAATAAATTGATGGAGCACCCGAAATTCCGTGCTGCCTTTGATTTATTAGAGCTTAGAGCCAATGTGGAACACCGTAATGAGCTACAAGAACTCGCTTTATGGTGGAATGACTTCCAACAAGCCAATGCCCAGAAACAGCGTGAAATGATCTCGGAGCTCGGTAGTGCGCCAACTCGCCGCCGCCAGCGTCCGCATCGTTCATCACAATCCGGTAATAGAAAACCGAATAAATCATAA
- the folK gene encoding 2-amino-4-hydroxy-6-hydroxymethyldihydropteridine diphosphokinase — protein sequence MEQVYIAIGSNLGEPLKQAQQAIAALEAIPSTRVVSTSSIYRTKPLGPQDQPDFLNLAVLLETELEPEDLLNHTQKIELDLGRVRKDERWGPRTLDLDIMLFGNRVIHTERLTVPHYGLKEREFMLYPLSDITPSLIFPDGEKLSERLTHVPRNGLMLWE from the coding sequence ATGGAGCAAGTGTACATTGCCATTGGCAGCAACTTAGGCGAGCCACTGAAGCAAGCACAACAAGCGATTGCCGCATTAGAGGCGATTCCAAGCACTCGCGTTGTGAGCACTTCCTCTATTTATCGAACTAAACCCCTCGGCCCACAGGATCAACCTGATTTTCTCAATCTGGCTGTTTTGCTGGAAACCGAACTTGAACCTGAAGACTTACTCAATCATACCCAAAAAATTGAACTGGATTTAGGGCGCGTTCGCAAAGATGAGCGCTGGGGACCGAGAACATTAGATCTCGATATCATGCTGTTTGGCAATCGAGTGATCCACACCGAGCGCTTAACTGTTCCACACTATGGGCTAAAAGAGCGTGAATTTATGCTTTATCCGCTCAGTGATATTACCCCTTCCCTGATTTTTCCTGATGGTGAAAAACTGTCAGAAAGACTTACACACGTCCCTCGAAATGGCCTAATGCTTTGGGAATAA
- the panB gene encoding 3-methyl-2-oxobutanoate hydroxymethyltransferase, translating to MKPISLADLCQYKKEKHKFATITAYDASFAQLFAEQGIQVMLVGDSLGMTIQGETSTLPVTVEQIAYHTRCVRKGAPNAFIIADMPFMSYATPEQACANAAILMQAGANMVKIEGGSWLCETVKMLCERSVPVCGHLGLTPQAVNVLGGYKVQGRDEVTANQLIKDAIALENAGIQLLVLECVPTSLANQVTEELLLPVIGIGAGNGTDGQILVMHDALGITAKPPKFAKNFLAEAGNIHDAIRLYIQEVEQEIYPSDAHSFS from the coding sequence ATGAAACCCATTTCTCTCGCTGATTTGTGTCAATATAAAAAAGAGAAACACAAATTCGCTACCATTACAGCCTACGATGCCAGTTTTGCTCAACTGTTTGCTGAGCAAGGTATCCAAGTGATGCTGGTTGGTGATTCCTTAGGTATGACTATCCAAGGCGAAACCAGTACCCTTCCTGTCACTGTCGAGCAGATTGCTTACCACACTCGTTGCGTACGTAAAGGCGCCCCTAACGCATTTATCATCGCCGACATGCCTTTTATGAGTTATGCCACGCCTGAGCAAGCCTGTGCCAATGCCGCTATTTTGATGCAAGCTGGTGCGAATATGGTGAAAATCGAAGGTGGCAGCTGGCTATGTGAAACCGTCAAAATGCTGTGTGAACGTTCCGTACCAGTCTGCGGTCACTTAGGCTTAACGCCACAAGCGGTAAATGTACTTGGGGGCTATAAAGTCCAAGGTCGTGATGAAGTCACTGCCAATCAGCTTATCAAAGATGCGATTGCTCTCGAGAATGCAGGCATTCAGCTGTTGGTTCTTGAATGCGTACCGACATCCCTTGCGAACCAAGTCACTGAAGAATTACTGTTACCTGTCATTGGAATTGGTGCCGGTAATGGCACTGACGGGCAAATTCTCGTGATGCATGATGCGTTAGGGATCACCGCCAAACCACCAAAATTTGCGAAAAACTTTTTGGCTGAAGCAGGCAATATTCACGATGCTATTCGCCTATATATTCAAGAAGTTGAGCAAGAAATTTACCCGAGTGACGCTCACTCATTTTCGTAA
- the panC gene encoding pantoate--beta-alanine ligase: MRIVETSPILRREIRRWKQEGKRIAFVPTMGNLHDGHLTLIDQAKQQADIVIASIFVNPMQFDRQSDLANYPRTLQEDCEKLKRKSVDLVFAPSAADFYPEGMDNQSYVEVPEISTMLEGASRPGHFRGVATVLTKLFNLVQPDIALFGEKDYQQLQLVRKLVTDLSFDIQVVGVPIVRAKNGLALSSRNNNLSADELKIAPQLFAIMQKAGEKLADSPAAATGLISEMEESLRQAGFTPDELFIRDADNLGELTVSSRRAVILMAAWLGQTRLIDNLQVELPLDIA, from the coding sequence ATGCGGATCGTTGAAACATCGCCAATCTTGCGCCGTGAAATTCGTCGCTGGAAACAAGAAGGCAAACGTATTGCGTTTGTCCCAACGATGGGCAATTTACATGATGGGCACCTGACACTGATTGACCAAGCTAAACAGCAAGCCGACATTGTCATTGCCAGCATTTTTGTCAATCCAATGCAGTTTGACCGTCAATCCGATTTAGCCAATTACCCTCGTACCTTGCAGGAAGATTGCGAAAAATTGAAACGTAAAAGTGTCGATTTAGTTTTCGCACCGTCTGCCGCCGATTTTTACCCTGAAGGTATGGACAACCAAAGTTACGTTGAAGTACCTGAAATCTCTACCATGTTAGAAGGTGCTAGCCGCCCAGGGCATTTTCGTGGCGTTGCGACAGTACTGACCAAGCTGTTTAATCTCGTGCAGCCTGATATTGCATTATTTGGTGAAAAAGATTATCAGCAGCTTCAGTTAGTGCGTAAATTGGTGACTGACCTTTCTTTCGATATTCAGGTTGTCGGTGTCCCTATCGTTCGCGCTAAGAATGGCTTAGCCCTGAGTTCACGCAATAATAATCTGTCTGCCGATGAGCTAAAAATCGCCCCTCAGCTGTTTGCGATTATGCAAAAAGCAGGTGAGAAGCTCGCGGACTCTCCCGCGGCAGCAACCGGTTTAATTAGTGAAATGGAAGAATCTTTGCGCCAAGCAGGATTTACCCCTGACGAACTCTTTATTCGCGATGCCGATAACCTCGGCGAACTGACGGTTTCCAGCCGCCGCGCCGTGATTTTAATGGCTGCATGGTTAGGTCAAACCCGTTTAATCGATAATCTGCAAGTCGAGTTACCGCTCGATATCGCTTAA
- the panD gene encoding aspartate 1-decarboxylase: MQRKMLLGKLHRATVTQADLHYEGSCAIDQDFLDAVGILEYEAIDIYNVDNGERFSTYAIAGERGSKIISVNGAAARRAAVGDKLIICTYGMLPDEEARQHHPKVAYFDANNTMSRIAKAVPVQVA; the protein is encoded by the coding sequence ATGCAAAGAAAAATGCTATTAGGCAAACTTCACCGTGCCACCGTCACTCAAGCTGATCTTCACTATGAAGGTTCTTGCGCCATCGATCAGGATTTTTTAGATGCCGTTGGCATTTTAGAATACGAAGCTATCGATATTTATAATGTGGATAATGGCGAACGTTTTTCAACCTATGCGATTGCAGGGGAACGCGGTTCTAAAATTATCTCTGTCAATGGTGCTGCTGCACGCCGTGCGGCGGTTGGTGATAAGCTGATTATTTGTACTTACGGTATGTTACCTGATGAAGAAGCCCGCCAGCATCACCCCAAAGTGGCTTACTTTGATGCGAACAACACCATGAGCCGGATTGCTAAAGCGGTACCGGTACAAGTCGCCTAA
- a CDS encoding ABC transporter permease gives MISLYWVALKTIWIKEVTRFGRIWVQTLLPPVITMSLYFVIFGNLIGSRIGDMGGVDYMQFIVPGLIMMAVITNSYSNVCSSFFGSKFQKNIEELLVAPVPTHVIIAGFVGGGVARGILVGFLVTIVSLFFIPLQVHSWSMVVITLLLTAIVFSLAGLLNAIFAKTFDDISIVPTFVLTPLTYLGGVFYSLSLLPPFWQAVSKLNPIVYMISGFRYGFLGIADVSIVVTLSVLMVFLIIFYALTWYLIEQGRGLRS, from the coding sequence ATGATCTCGCTATATTGGGTTGCCTTAAAAACGATTTGGATCAAAGAGGTCACTCGCTTTGGTCGTATCTGGGTGCAAACGTTGCTGCCACCTGTAATCACCATGTCGCTCTATTTTGTGATTTTCGGAAATTTAATTGGTTCACGAATTGGCGATATGGGCGGTGTAGACTACATGCAGTTTATTGTCCCTGGTCTTATTATGATGGCGGTGATCACTAACTCATACTCCAACGTCTGTTCGTCATTTTTTGGTTCTAAATTCCAGAAAAATATTGAAGAGTTGCTCGTTGCTCCCGTACCGACTCACGTGATTATCGCCGGTTTTGTTGGCGGTGGGGTTGCGCGTGGGATTTTAGTCGGATTCTTGGTGACTATCGTATCTCTGTTCTTTATCCCATTGCAGGTTCATTCATGGTCAATGGTGGTGATCACGCTGTTATTAACAGCGATTGTGTTCTCCCTTGCGGGTCTGTTAAATGCGATTTTTGCTAAAACCTTCGATGATATCAGCATTGTTCCAACATTCGTTTTAACGCCACTGACCTATCTGGGTGGGGTTTTTTATTCGTTATCTTTACTGCCGCCATTCTGGCAGGCTGTCTCTAAACTCAACCCGATTGTGTATATGATAAGCGGCTTTAGATATGGCTTTTTAGGCATTGCGGATGTGTCCATCGTCGTGACTTTGAGCGTATTAATGGTGTTTTTAATTATCTTCTATGCTTTGACATGGTATTTAATTGAACAAGGTCGCGGGTTAAGAAGTTAA
- a CDS encoding ABC transporter ATP-binding protein, protein MTYALELSQLTKTYAGGVKALRGIDLSVEDGDFYALLGPNGAGKSTTIGIISSLVNKTSGSVKVFGYDLDKQVVLAKQQLGLVPQEFNFNPFETVLQIVLNQAGYYGVPRNVANQRAEQYLTQLDLWEKRNERARNLSGGMKRRLMIARALMHQPKLLILDEPTAGVDIELRRSMWTFLKKLNAQGTTIILTTHYLEEAEMLCRNIGIIQHGELVENTSMKQLLSQLESETFIFDLMPKSPIPSLTGYESRLVDTSTLEVDVKREQGLNGVFSQLSDQGIQILSMRNKANRLEELFVSLVKKDNQVSEQEGAQ, encoded by the coding sequence ATGACTTACGCACTCGAACTATCGCAGCTGACCAAAACCTATGCAGGTGGCGTGAAAGCGTTGCGTGGCATTGATTTAAGCGTGGAAGATGGTGATTTCTATGCCTTACTTGGACCGAATGGTGCAGGAAAATCAACAACGATTGGCATTATTAGTTCATTGGTCAACAAAACCAGTGGCTCAGTGAAAGTGTTTGGCTATGACTTAGATAAGCAAGTTGTACTGGCTAAACAGCAACTTGGGTTAGTGCCTCAAGAGTTCAACTTTAACCCGTTTGAAACGGTCTTACAGATTGTTTTAAACCAAGCGGGTTATTATGGTGTTCCTCGTAATGTGGCAAACCAGCGCGCTGAGCAATATCTTACTCAGTTAGATTTGTGGGAGAAACGTAATGAGCGTGCGCGTAATTTATCCGGTGGGATGAAACGCCGCCTGATGATAGCTCGCGCCTTGATGCATCAACCAAAACTGTTGATCCTCGATGAGCCGACAGCCGGTGTTGATATTGAACTGCGTCGTTCTATGTGGACGTTCCTGAAAAAGCTGAATGCGCAGGGTACCACCATTATTTTGACCACTCACTATCTGGAAGAAGCGGAAATGCTGTGCCGTAATATCGGGATCATTCAGCATGGTGAGCTGGTGGAAAATACCAGCATGAAGCAGCTTTTAAGCCAGCTAGAGTCAGAAACGTTTATTTTCGATTTAATGCCAAAAAGCCCAATTCCAAGCTTAACGGGGTATGAATCCCGTTTAGTAGATACGTCAACTCTCGAAGTGGATGTGAAGCGTGAGCAAGGGCTCAATGGTGTCTTCAGCCAGTTAAGTGACCAAGGAATTCAAATTTTGAGTATGCGCAATAAGGCTAACCGCCTTGAAGAGCTGTTTGTCAGTTTAGTGAAGAAAGATAACCAAGTTTCAGAGCAGGAAGGTGCGCAATGA
- the can gene encoding carbonate dehydratase, with product MMRKIEELFANNEAWSASVKEKDPEFFKELSKAQKPRFLWIGCSDSRVPAEKLINAAPGDLFVHRNVANLVIHTDLNCLSVIQYAVDVLEVEHIIICGHYGCGGIEAAVDNTELGLINNWLLHIRDIWYRHSSMLGELKPCERLDRLCELNVVEQVYNLGHSTIMQSAWKRGQKIMIHGWVYGINNGRLHDLHITSDSREKLELGYREAISKLTQKK from the coding sequence ATGATGAGAAAAATTGAAGAGCTGTTTGCTAATAACGAAGCATGGTCAGCGTCTGTAAAAGAAAAAGATCCTGAATTCTTTAAAGAATTATCAAAAGCTCAAAAACCAAGATTTCTATGGATCGGCTGTTCAGACAGTCGAGTGCCTGCCGAAAAACTGATCAACGCAGCCCCTGGGGATCTCTTCGTTCACCGTAATGTGGCGAACTTAGTTATCCATACGGACTTAAACTGTTTATCAGTTATTCAGTATGCGGTTGATGTTCTGGAAGTCGAACACATTATTATCTGTGGTCACTATGGATGTGGTGGTATTGAAGCAGCGGTGGATAACACCGAATTGGGCCTGATCAATAACTGGTTATTACACATTCGAGATATCTGGTATCGCCATAGCTCTATGTTAGGTGAACTGAAACCGTGCGAGCGCTTAGATCGTCTTTGCGAATTAAACGTGGTTGAGCAAGTGTATAACTTAGGTCACTCCACTATCATGCAATCCGCATGGAAACGTGGTCAGAAAATCATGATCCACGGCTGGGTTTACGGTATCAATAATGGTCGCTTACACGACTTACACATTACCTCAGATAGCCGCGAGAAGTTAGAGTTAGGTTATCGTGAGGCTATCTCTAAGCTCACACAGAAAAAATAA